A window of the Thermodesulfobacteriota bacterium genome harbors these coding sequences:
- a CDS encoding ABC transporter ATP-binding protein → MIKLRNVKKSYFLGDREITVLKGIDLEIEKGEFAIVMGVSGSGKTTLLNIIGLLDKKTDGEYYFMGENIDGLSDEKLARLRNRHIGFVFQQFFLLPYLTALENVLIPIIYSDKKIKNPREKARELLEKFGLKDRMNSKPGQLSGGEQQRVAIARALINDPDLILADEPTGALDSKTGTEIMELFKMLNKEGKTVICVTHDPNVKSFGRRVLKIADGVITEDVKA, encoded by the coding sequence ATGATAAAATTAAGGAACGTCAAAAAGAGCTACTTTTTAGGTGATCGGGAGATAACCGTTCTTAAAGGGATCGATCTTGAGATTGAAAAGGGAGAGTTCGCAATCGTCATGGGTGTCTCCGGTTCCGGAAAGACAACGCTCCTAAACATTATAGGGCTTTTGGACAAAAAAACCGATGGTGAATACTATTTTATGGGTGAAAACATAGATGGACTCTCTGACGAAAAACTGGCTCGACTTAGAAATAGACACATAGGTTTCGTATTTCAGCAGTTCTTCCTTTTACCATACCTCACGGCACTGGAGAATGTACTCATTCCCATAATATACTCGGACAAGAAGATAAAAAACCCTAGAGAAAAAGCAAGGGAGCTTCTTGAAAAATTTGGCCTCAAAGACAGGATGAATAGTAAGCCTGGCCAACTGTCAGGTGGGGAGCAACAGAGAGTGGCAATTGCGAGAGCTCTTATTAATGATCCCGACCTTATCCTCGCGGACGAACCAACTGGCGCCCTCGATTCTAAAACTGGAACGGAGATAATGGAGTTGTTTAAAATGCTAAACAAAGAGGGAAAGACTGTCATATGTGTGACCCATGACCCGAATGTGAAAAGCTTTGGCAGAAGGGTTTTAAAAATAGCGGATGGAGTTATAACCGAGGATGTTAAAGCTTAA
- a CDS encoding efflux RND transporter periplasmic adaptor subunit, translating to MKIRLVVILLLVLVGAGLTAYYTTAKRAEKSKNFEEEAQIRRGKIIHFTEQTGIIKAQVGAIVKVGTRATGEIVELPFQVGDYVPKGALIARIDDREIQANKRELEAQIEEQKKDIEAKLANYLYCEKNYERELVLLSHDLTTKDSVDRAKKELDMAKAQLELSKAKLKGLEEKLKALEVRLSYYSIYSPISGYVAEITTQKGETVVTGLSAVNLITIIDTRKLEMWIYVDETDIGRTKPGMRVEYWVDAHKDKKFRGKISTIYPQPQVMQNIVYYLAIVKIDPEYAKFLRPEMTTHVRIIIEEKENVVLCPNEAIRFEDGKYVVYVKKMGGIEKRPVVLGIRDERHTEILSGLEEGEIVLLTPKKQAPHSKLGVKKPGR from the coding sequence ATGAAAATAAGACTAGTCGTCATACTCCTTTTGGTCCTTGTGGGTGCGGGCCTTACGGCCTATTATACCACAGCGAAGAGGGCTGAAAAATCGAAAAATTTTGAGGAAGAGGCCCAAATCAGGAGAGGAAAGATCATTCACTTCACTGAACAGACAGGGATCATCAAAGCTCAAGTTGGGGCAATAGTTAAAGTGGGAACAAGGGCTACAGGAGAGATAGTTGAGCTTCCATTTCAGGTTGGAGATTACGTTCCTAAAGGGGCCTTAATTGCCCGTATAGACGACAGGGAAATCCAGGCAAATAAAAGAGAGCTTGAGGCTCAAATAGAAGAGCAGAAAAAGGACATAGAGGCAAAACTTGCTAATTATCTATACTGCGAAAAGAACTACGAGAGGGAGCTTGTCCTTCTTTCCCATGATTTAACAACCAAGGACAGTGTTGACAGGGCAAAAAAAGAGCTTGATATGGCAAAGGCCCAACTAGAACTTTCCAAGGCAAAACTTAAAGGCCTTGAGGAAAAACTTAAAGCTTTGGAGGTGAGACTTAGTTACTACTCCATATACTCGCCAATCTCCGGTTATGTGGCCGAGATTACAACCCAGAAGGGAGAGACCGTTGTGACTGGTCTTTCGGCCGTCAATCTGATAACGATCATAGATACGAGAAAGTTAGAAATGTGGATATACGTGGACGAAACAGACATTGGAAGGACAAAACCAGGAATGAGGGTTGAATATTGGGTCGATGCCCATAAAGACAAGAAGTTTAGGGGAAAAATTTCAACGATTTACCCCCAACCTCAGGTTATGCAAAACATAGTCTATTATCTGGCAATAGTTAAAATTGATCCGGAATATGCAAAATTTTTAAGGCCTGAGATGACTACCCACGTAAGGATTATAATAGAAGAAAAAGAGAACGTAGTTTTGTGCCCAAATGAGGCGATTAGATTTGAGGACGGAAAGTATGTGGTATATGTGAAGAAAATGGGCGGCATTGAAAAAAGACCGGTAGTATTGGGTATCAGAGACGAAAGGCATACAGAAATTTTATCTGGTCTCGAAGAAGGCGAGATCGTCCTTCTTACGCCCAAAAAGCAGGCCCCTCATTCTAAGCTAGGCGTAAAAAAACCTGGCCGATGA